Part of the Streptomyces europaeiscabiei genome is shown below.
GGATGCCGTCCGCTTGCGTCACGTTGATCTTGAAGTCGCTCTTGTCCAGCAGGTTCCTGGTGTAGGTGGCCCGGTTCTCGTCATTCATGATGGTGTAGGCGCCGGTCTGCGATATGGATGAATTACCGAAGCCGATGAGGTCGTCGTCGCTGTGGGACCAGAAGAAGCTGTTGTACAGATTGGTGTAGTCGCGAGAGATGAAGTTCGGATCAGGCTGCTCGCCGTCGGGGATCCGGTAGAATCCGTTGCCGTTGTGCTGTTGGAATCCGGAGGCGCGGATGTACTGGTTCAGGTAGATCGACATGGCCATCTTGTTCATGAAGCTGAGGGGTGCAAGGCTATTTCGCACGTAGCCATGGTGCAGAGATGCCTGGGTCACCACGTTGGTGATCGGATAGAACTCGATGGTCTCGGTGCCGAGATCGACAGCGGACTGGATCTCTCTTGAGAACTGCTCGATGGTCTGGCCATGCATGCCATAAATGATGTCGAAACTGGTGTAGTCAAAGTAGCGGCGAAGCAGCGCAGCCGCTTCATATGTCTGGTCCAGGGTTGCGGTGATGTTGAAAAGTTCCCTGTAGACGGGATCGAATGTCTGGAGTCCGAATCGAGCCTTATTCACTCCGATATCCCGCATCGCCACGATCTTCTCTTCATCGATGCTCTTGACTTCCATCTCGAACGTGAACTCTTCGAGAACGGACATGTCAAAATGATCGTGAATGGCCTTTCCTATGCGGCGGATCTGTCCAGCTGTCAGCGTGGTCGGTGTGCCTCCGCCGAAGAATATGGCCTTGATCGGGCGGCAAGTAACCGACTCATACTTTGCTTTGATCTGAATTTCGCGGATCAATGCTTGGACATAAAGCTCGATCGCCTCATCGCCCGGCTTCCCGAGACCTCGGTTCAGCGTGCAGAAGGAGCATATGGTTTCACAGAACGGGATGTGAAAGTAGAGAGCCCTGTCACGGATTCGGTCCACATCCAGGCTCGGAAAGAGCTTGTCATGCGACGTGACGTCCAGCTCCTGCCCCTTCATCGGGTAGAGCCAATTGTAGACGGGGAACTGCTCATCGAATTTCATCAGGGTTTTCCCTGGCAGCAATTTCACCATTACGTTATCTCCACACTGATAGTCGAACGAACGGCTCGAAGAGTTTCCAGGACGTCTGCTCTCGCGGATCCTGACACCAGCAGCTTCGCTACCACGGTATTGAGATCGCGGGTCATCGGAATGAAATCGCCCGGTTGATGCGGTGAATGAACCACTTGCACGCCCGGTATCTCGGCGGCCTGAACGAGGCCATGAATTGCTTTGAGCTCCCCTGAGTGAGCGTCATTCCTGATACAGCAGATTGCCAACAGAGCATCGAAGGCGACGCGCCCGTCCACTACAAAAGACTTACCGGGTGCATCTGTATCGCCGAGCAGGACCGACAGGGTGTCTTCGTAGGGCCTGAACGAACTGTTCAATTCCCAGTGCTCGGCGATCGAGGCTCCGGGCAGGCGGCTTCCGATTTCGATGAGGTAGATTCCGTCATCCGTGCACTTGATTTCGATGTGGCTGGGACCGAATCTGACCCCGAAGCATTCCAGCACTTCTCCGGCGAACCGGGCTGCATTCGAAAAATCCGGATCTTCATCTGTGATCTGTATGAGGTCCCAGTAGGGCTGATCATAATCTGCCGTGCCCGGTTGCCGGTACTCCCAAATGTCGATGACCCGATGTTCGCCGTCCATTGAGAACATGTTGACGGCCAATTCCCGGCCCCGTGCATAGCGCTCGACCAACCACTGGTCGATATCGGCACCGAACAGATCATGGTGGCTCAGTTCGCGAACAGTTGCCTGGAGCAGTGCGGGCTCTGCGACGAGACGAACATCCCTTGAAGCCGCCCCGGTCGAGGGCTTGATAATCAGCGGATAGCCGATCCTTCCCGCCGCGGCCGGCACCTCGGCGAAATCGCGCACGATCTCGTACTCCGGAACCCTCACGCCGCCGGCTGCGGCGAGGTCTCGCATCTCCGCCTTGTTTCGCCTGGCTCCGGCACGCGCAGGGTCATTGCCCGGCAAATTGAGGATGCCCGCAAGCGTATCGGCAAGGAAAACGCCGGGTTCCGTGGCCGGCACGACTGCCTTGATGGGCCAGCCGAAGTCATCCGGGAGATCATCAGGCGTTCGAGCGTACAGGCTCAAATCGTCTTTTTCCCGGTGCTGCGCGGCAACTTCCGCCAGGACATCCAACGAGATCGTGTAGATGGAGACAACGGCGAATCCGAGTGAACGACATGCGTCCTTGAACGCTTCGCCGGTCATTACGGGGTCGACGAGGACTACTGCTTCACGTCGGTCCGACCCCGCCCGGATGCGGTTCCTTGGATTCGGCTGTCCGTTGTAAGTGTCAGGTGCAGACCTATTGCCCGCACCTGGCAGGTTCACGCGCGCCGCCGGCAGGTACTCTCTCTTGTCAGTGCTCGTCCCATTTTATCCCCCGTTGATAGATGGCACGCCACGAAGTGCAGTGCGAACCCGCGAGGATATGCCAGTCTGCTCGGATAGTTCGGAGTCAGTCATTCTCCGAGTGAGGAGCAAGGCGACACATTTAAGGACGGGACGGTCCTGCATCCGCTGACTTTTGTCATGCTGCCAGAGCGTCAAGGTTCGATGCAAGCCTTTGTTCGAATGCCTTGGCCTCGGCAGCGAGGGTTCAGAGGGGCCGCCAGATTCCCGAAAGCCCCTTTGTACTGAGAGTTTGTAAGGATTCTCGGTGTCCGGTGGCTCCGTTGGGGCGGTGCTGCTCGTAGGGCTGGAAAGGTACTTGTCAATCGGGGGTTCGAGGGGCTCTGGAGCCGGTCCAGGGCGTCGGTGATCAGTTCGGACCAGGGCCAGTGCCTGGCGAGTCGGAGGATGCGGTGGTGACCAGGTGAGCGGGGGTGGAGAACCGTCGCAACGGCAAACGGCGGGGCGCCCGGAGCCGGGCACAGCCGGTCGGTGCGGGTATCGGCACCCAGGTGAGCAGGAGGGGGGCGGTCTGGGCGTTTTCGAGCCAGGTTTGATTCGGCCTGTCGTCGTGGAGGGGATGGTTGCGCACGCTGGTGGCGCGGATGCGGTCCTCGGCCGGACCTCCTGCCGGTGGCGCACTTGCACGGCGGCGATCGGCGTGCGTGCCAACGGTGTTGGTGGCGAAGCGGTTCGGCCGCATGCCGTCGGCGTCGGTGAGACGGAGCGGGGCACCCGGGTACGGCCGCTCCTCGCGGACGACCAGCCACAGCTCTTCCGGCCGACCGGCACATCGTCGGCGAGTTCGGTGACCCAGGTGCCGGTACGGAACGCGCAACCGCCGATCTTCCAGCGTCGTGGGGATCCGCGGCAGCAGCCCCTGGCCACCCCCCGCAGGTCATCGCCCGCCCGCCGGGACCCATGGGCGGAGCCGCGGTGTTCAGTGGTGGAAGGAGGTCACCCGCACGACCCTTCTCCCACGCGGCGGGCCTTCGCGGGGGCGCCCGGCTGCATGCCGTCGTCGGCCGCATTCATACGGCGCGTGGCGCTCCGGCCGTGTCCGCGCCGGCGCTGATGTTGTGCCCTTGATCGCGGTCACCTGGAGCCTGGGAGGTGTGAGCCCAGAGGAAGCAGTGCCGGGTGGGAATCACGTGCACGCAGCCGTACTCGGAGGATCTCAGGCGGGACGTGATCGCGCTCGTGGCGTCTTCGGGCCGGACCTTGACCGAGGTCGCCCGAGATCTACGTGAGCACCCTGCAGGGGCCCGTCCCTCAATCATCGGGGCGTGCGGGCCGGCTGCCGGTAGTGGTCAGCAACCACCCGGGCCATGGCCCCGATCTTGTCCTCCTTGACCTCCTTGGCCGAGAAGAACACGTGCCCCCGCAGTTCTGGGTGCTTCTTGGCGAGGGTGAGGTGGCGGGACAGTTCGGCCGGGTCCTGCCAGGCCGCGGGCTGTGCCGGGTCGCCCGCCTTGTAGAGGGCCTCCCCGACGTAGAGCCGTGTCCCAGACCCCCTCGCGACCTCTGCCCACCAAGGCAGAAGGACTGCATAGTTGGCAGGAACCTGCTGGTCAAGCGGGTGTGCCGACCAATACAGCTGCGGCACGATGTAGTCGATCCAGTTCTCCCTGACCCATTTCCGTGTGTCCGCGTGCAGGTCGTCATACGTCTGCACACCCGCCCGTGTGGCAGAGCCTCGCTCGTCGGTCTCGGCGTTGCGCCACACCCCGAAGGGGCTGATCCCGAACTGCGTGCCGGGCCGGATCACTTTGATCTCCGCCGCGGTCTCCCGCACGAGCCTGTCGACGTTGTCACGCCGCCAGGCCGCCCGGTTCGGGAAACTCCCGCCGTAGCGGTCGTACGCCGCGTCGTCGTCGAAGACCTGGCCCGCCACCGGGTACGGGTAGAAGTAGTCGTCGAAGTGCACGGCGTCGACCGGGTACTTCCGTACGGCGTCGAGCATGGCCTTCCGTACGTAGGCGCGGACGGCGGGGACACCGGGGTTGTAGTAGAGCTTGCCGCCGTAGGGGACGGCCCAGCCGGGGTTC
Proteins encoded:
- a CDS encoding coproporphyrinogen-III oxidase family protein, which gives rise to MVKLLPGKTLMKFDEQFPVYNWLYPMKGQELDVTSHDKLFPSLDVDRIRDRALYFHIPFCETICSFCTLNRGLGKPGDEAIELYVQALIREIQIKAKYESVTCRPIKAIFFGGGTPTTLTAGQIRRIGKAIHDHFDMSVLEEFTFEMEVKSIDEEKIVAMRDIGVNKARFGLQTFDPVYRELFNITATLDQTYEAAALLRRYFDYTSFDIIYGMHGQTIEQFSREIQSAVDLGTETIEFYPITNVVTQASLHHGYVRNSLAPLSFMNKMAMSIYLNQYIRASGFQQHNGNGFYRIPDGEQPDPNFISRDYTNLYNSFFWSHSDDDLIGFGNSSISQTGAYTIMNDENRATYTRNLLDKSDFKINVTQADGIPYEKSLVFRLPFFGWVPKSRLEWERIPQEFKDKLGNLIAEGLVVEDAEEFRITELGWYWYVNMMYYMSPASDQKILDDFVALKSRVKGITDGERRMTLPVISA
- a CDS encoding ATP-grasp domain-containing protein codes for the protein MTGEAFKDACRSLGFAVVSIYTISLDVLAEVAAQHREKDDLSLYARTPDDLPDDFGWPIKAVVPATEPGVFLADTLAGILNLPGNDPARAGARRNKAEMRDLAAAGGVRVPEYEIVRDFAEVPAAAGRIGYPLIIKPSTGAASRDVRLVAEPALLQATVRELSHHDLFGADIDQWLVERYARGRELAVNMFSMDGEHRVIDIWEYRQPGTADYDQPYWDLIQITDEDPDFSNAARFAGEVLECFGVRFGPSHIEIKCTDDGIYLIEIGSRLPGASIAEHWELNSSFRPYEDTLSVLLGDTDAPGKSFVVDGRVAFDALLAICCIRNDAHSGELKAIHGLVQAAEIPGVQVVHSPHQPGDFIPMTRDLNTVVAKLLVSGSARADVLETLRAVRSTISVEIT
- a CDS encoding glycoside hydrolase family 10 protein, with protein sequence MHRKSRMSRRAFWATAVTTLLAAGGAAAGTAIAGGEPSPRRRADEGELRGMWLATVSNRDWPSAPGLTADQQRAELLTHLDTAVARRLNAVIFQVRPTADALWPSPHEPWSQYLTGTQGKDPGWDPLGTAVEEAHARGLELHAWFNPYRIALHTDPSRLVASHPARKNPGWAVPYGGKLYYNPGVPAVRAYVRKAMLDAVRKYPVDAVHFDDYFYPYPVAGQVFDDDAAYDRYGGSFPNRAAWRRDNVDRLVRETAAEIKVIRPGTQFGISPFGVWRNAETDERGSATRAGVQTYDDLHADTRKWVRENWIDYIVPQLYWSAHPLDQQVPANYAVLLPWWAEVARGSGTRLYVGEALYKAGDPAQPAAWQDPAELSRHLTLAKKHPELRGHVFFSAKEVKEDKIGAMARVVADHYRQPARTPR